A single region of the Erythrobacter sp. HL-111 genome encodes:
- the yihA gene encoding ribosome biogenesis GTP-binding protein YihA/YsxC, which produces MTEPEERERQVREDVASRLFSGRVEFLLSAPQLKFLPDPTVPEIAFCGRSNVGKSSLLNALTGRRAIARASVTPGRTQELNFFEVGEPTLFRLVDMPGYGFAKAPVKVVERWKNLVKSYLRGRQVLARNLVLVDSRHGLKDVDREMMRMLDEAAVGYRIVLTKADKVKASELERVANKVAEEARRHPAAYPELHLTSAEKGMGIAALRAAVVADALGEEWFSA; this is translated from the coding sequence GTGACCGAGCCGGAGGAGCGCGAGCGACAGGTCCGGGAAGACGTCGCCTCGCGCCTCTTTTCGGGGCGGGTCGAATTCCTCCTTTCCGCCCCGCAATTGAAGTTCCTGCCCGACCCCACCGTGCCCGAGATCGCCTTCTGCGGGCGCAGCAATGTCGGCAAGTCCTCGCTCCTCAACGCGCTGACCGGGCGCAGGGCGATCGCCCGTGCGTCGGTCACGCCGGGGCGCACGCAGGAGCTCAATTTCTTCGAGGTGGGCGAGCCGACCCTGTTCCGGCTGGTCGACATGCCCGGCTATGGTTTTGCCAAGGCGCCGGTGAAGGTGGTCGAGCGCTGGAAGAACTTGGTGAAGAGCTATCTGCGCGGGCGGCAGGTGCTGGCGCGCAATCTCGTGCTGGTCGACAGCCGCCACGGCCTCAAGGACGTCGACCGCGAGATGATGCGGATGCTCGACGAGGCGGCGGTGGGATACCGCATCGTGCTGACCAAGGCCGACAAGGTGAAGGCGAGCGAGCTGGAGCGCGTCGCGAACAAGGTCGCGGAGGAAGCGCGCCGGCACCCCGCAGCCTATCCCGAACTCCATCTCACCAGCGCGGAAAAGGGCATGGGGATCGCCGCCCTGCGTGCGGCGGTGGTCGCCGATGCGCTGGGCGAGGAATGGTTCTCGGCCTGA
- the rnpA gene encoding ribonuclease P protein component: protein MTRVISVLTRRADFLAANRGARNAKAGFVLLTRPNGGQGMRYGITVTRKIGNAVVRNRMKRRFRELVRAVLPEHGLPDHDHVLIGRSGGVERDFEVMRAELVGALERARSGRSDPGRGRRPRRGPRRAGRR, encoded by the coding sequence GTGACACGCGTGATTTCCGTCCTCACCCGCCGCGCCGATTTCCTTGCCGCCAACCGGGGCGCCCGCAACGCCAAGGCGGGCTTCGTCCTCCTGACCAGGCCCAATGGGGGGCAGGGGATGCGCTACGGCATCACCGTCACCAGGAAGATCGGCAACGCGGTCGTTCGCAACCGGATGAAACGGCGCTTTCGCGAACTCGTCCGCGCGGTGCTGCCCGAACACGGCCTGCCCGATCACGACCACGTCCTCATCGGGCGCAGCGGCGGGGTGGAGCGTGATTTCGAGGTCATGCGCGCCGAACTGGTCGGGGCGCTGGAACGGGCGCGATCGGGCCGGAGCGATCCGGGCCGGGGGCGCCGCCCGCGCCGCGGCCCGCGCCGCGCAGGCCGGCGGTGA
- the yidC gene encoding membrane protein insertase YidC, with protein sequence MLDTRNLVIAAALSFLLIVGWDYGMRYFYPEASISAAVSPEADAPVASKVEGPAAGDLASAAPDAARRGDPAMSGPVDLSSALESGTRVAIDAPRVAGSINLVGARIDDIVLKDHRESVDKDSGPVRLFAPDRTEVQHFAELGFVTGDGKLPADTLWQANGEQLTPETPVTLTHEADGLTYRIELSIDDNYMLTARQSVSNSGSSGAIVQPFALLKRTSRTATADEFLVHSGPVGVFGGSLFDGNNYEELAELGRDTPPGQPAWLGFTDRYWLSALIPGDGEGAVNRAGFYSLGDGLFSTELRYDAQPVPAGQTLAQETRLFVGAKESKLLDAYEEGLGIENFGLAISWGWFQIIEKPLLWLLRNLNALTGNFGVAIILLTVIIRGLLFPIAQKQFASMAQMKAVQPKMKAIQERYKDDKQKQQQEIMKLYKDEKVNPLAGCLPLLIQIPIFFALYKVLILAIEMRHESFIDFWIRDLSAPDPWTILNLFGLLPYEVPGFLGIGVLAILLGITMWLTFKLNPSAMDPMQQQIFNIMPWILMFVMAPFAAGLLIYWVTSNILTLAQQSYLYSRHPQLRAQAEKDRAEMAKKSAGADGDAKKKGKA encoded by the coding sequence ATCTTGGACACTCGCAATCTCGTCATCGCCGCGGCGCTTTCCTTCCTGCTTATCGTGGGTTGGGATTACGGCATGCGCTATTTCTATCCCGAAGCCTCGATCAGCGCGGCGGTCTCGCCCGAGGCGGATGCCCCGGTCGCCTCGAAGGTCGAAGGCCCGGCGGCGGGCGACCTGGCGAGCGCGGCACCGGACGCGGCGCGCCGCGGCGACCCGGCGATGAGCGGGCCGGTCGACCTGTCCTCCGCACTCGAGAGCGGGACGCGGGTCGCGATCGACGCGCCGCGCGTGGCGGGTTCGATCAACCTCGTCGGCGCGCGGATCGACGACATCGTGCTCAAGGACCACCGCGAGAGCGTGGACAAGGATTCGGGCCCGGTCCGCCTCTTCGCCCCCGATCGCACCGAGGTGCAGCATTTCGCCGAACTCGGCTTCGTCACCGGCGACGGCAAGCTTCCCGCCGACACGCTGTGGCAGGCGAACGGGGAGCAGCTGACGCCCGAAACCCCGGTCACGCTCACCCATGAGGCGGACGGGCTGACCTACCGGATCGAGCTTTCGATCGACGACAATTACATGCTCACGGCGCGCCAGAGCGTTTCCAACAGCGGCTCGTCGGGCGCGATCGTGCAGCCTTTCGCGCTGCTCAAGCGCACCAGCCGGACTGCGACCGCCGACGAATTCCTTGTCCATTCCGGCCCGGTCGGGGTGTTCGGGGGATCGCTGTTCGACGGCAATAACTACGAGGAACTGGCCGAGCTCGGCCGCGACACGCCCCCCGGCCAGCCCGCCTGGCTCGGGTTCACCGACCGTTACTGGCTGTCCGCATTGATCCCCGGCGACGGGGAAGGCGCGGTCAATCGTGCGGGCTTCTATTCGCTGGGCGACGGCCTGTTCAGCACCGAGCTGCGCTACGACGCTCAGCCGGTCCCGGCCGGCCAGACGCTCGCGCAGGAGACCCGCCTGTTCGTCGGCGCGAAGGAGAGCAAGCTGCTCGATGCCTACGAGGAAGGCCTCGGGATCGAGAATTTCGGCCTCGCGATCTCCTGGGGCTGGTTCCAGATCATCGAGAAGCCGCTGCTCTGGCTGCTGCGGAACCTCAATGCGCTCACCGGCAATTTCGGCGTCGCCATCATCCTGCTGACCGTGATCATCCGCGGCCTGCTGTTCCCGATCGCGCAGAAACAGTTCGCGAGCATGGCCCAGATGAAGGCCGTCCAGCCCAAGATGAAGGCGATCCAGGAACGCTACAAGGACGACAAGCAGAAGCAGCAGCAGGAGATCATGAAGCTCTACAAGGACGAGAAGGTGAACCCGCTCGCCGGGTGCCTGCCGCTTCTCATCCAGATCCCGATCTTCTTCGCGCTCTACAAGGTGCTGATCCTCGCGATCGAGATGCGGCACGAATCCTTCATCGATTTCTGGATCCGCGACCTTTCCGCGCCTGATCCGTGGACGATCCTCAACCTGTTCGGCCTGCTCCCCTACGAGGTGCCGGGCTTCCTCGGCATCGGCGTGCTCGCGATCCTGCTCGGCATCACGATGTGGCTCACCTTCAAGCTCAACCCGAGCGCGATGGACCCGATGCAGCAGCAGATCTTCAACATCATGCCATGGATCCTGATGTTCGTGATGGCGCCCTTCGCCGCGGGCCTCCTGATCTACTGGGTGACCTCGAACATCCTTACGCTGGCCCAGCAGAGCTATCTCTATTCCAGGCATCCCCAGCTGCGCGCGCAGGCGGAAAAGGACAGGGCGGAGATGGCGAAGAAGAGCGCGGGCGCGGACGGCGACGCGAAGAAGAAGGGCAAGGCGTGA
- the rpmH gene encoding 50S ribosomal protein L34 produces the protein MKRTFQPSNLVRKRRHGFFARKATPGGRKVLRLRRRRGRKKLSA, from the coding sequence ATGAAGCGGACTTTCCAGCCCAGCAATCTCGTGCGCAAGCGCCGCCACGGCTTCTTCGCGCGCAAGGCGACCCCCGGCGGCCGCAAGGTCCTGCGCCTGCGTCGCCGCCGCGGCCGCAAGAAGCTTTCGGCGTAA
- the yidD gene encoding membrane protein insertion efficiency factor YidD, giving the protein MKHALILIARAWQIGPSRLLPPTCRYAPSCSEYAIEALSRHGALKGGWMAIKRLMRCHPWGGHGYDPVP; this is encoded by the coding sequence ATGAAACACGCGCTCATCCTCATCGCCCGGGCGTGGCAGATCGGTCCCTCGCGCCTCCTTCCGCCGACCTGCCGCTACGCCCCTTCCTGCAGCGAATACGCGATCGAGGCGCTGTCGCGACATGGCGCGCTCAAGGGTGGATGGATGGCGATTAAGCGGCTAATGCGCTGCCACCCCTGGGGCGGCCACGGCTACGATCCGGTCCCCTGA